The following DNA comes from Sparus aurata chromosome 3, fSpaAur1.1, whole genome shotgun sequence.
TGAGTCAAAATCTCTACAATTCTTGACAACGTTTGCGTTTTCTGCACGTGAATGCTTACAGACGAGGTGTGCCTTCTAGCCTACAAGCTAACTACGTTAGCTCCTACATTAGCACGGTTGCTTAGCATGTTAGCAGCACACTGACTTACCTCGTGTACCCCTCCTTCGTGTTGTTGCGCCATAACAAGCAACATAGCGTCATActtttcttcatcatcaccCATATTGGTGAATTATGAAAAAAGTTGGATACAATGTGGGCTGAGAGATGACAAGCAAAAAGTTGTGTTAGCGACAATGAGAGGCCCGTGGTCACGCTAGTCACTTCCTGGAAACAAACCCCGCCTACCCTTGTTTTGCCCAATCGGAAGAATAGATTTTGAATGACAGTGGAAACATCGAATGAGGAGAGAGAATCGGTTCAGCGAGGAACTGAGGCGCCCGGGAAGAAATCGAATTTTCCAGAGAAGCCACCAAACAAATATGATTTTATTGGAAATATAATGTTAAACCACTACACTATcatctttaaaaaagtgaacatttaaaaatatgtatgtttattgCCAGTATCCATTAACAGCTTTGAAAAAGAatatattgattgattgatattgatattatatGTAGCCTGGCTAGTGGAACTTCTCTTCACACAGTTCTATGTTATTGTTACTCTGAACAAACCAGCAAATGTTAAATGCTGCCATTAAAAGTTTACTGACTTTGATGGTAAGCAATAAAACAAGGTTAAACCAACCTAGCTAGTTAGCCAGCTAGGTAGCACGTGCAGCCATGTTAaggaaatcaacaaaaaaagctTAGTTTCTGAGTCAGCAACAGCAGGACCTATGTTTAAGATtaataatgacaaaataaaacagaattttgtttgttaaaatgtacatttttttcatattgaacACTTGGAGTAGATATTAGATAGTGGTGGTTCTTAACAAGTGGTACATCATTAGCGAAGATGGTAAGCCTATCAGGTGAGTTTCAATGGCTCACTACATTTGTATAATTAAAACACTATATATTCGAGATGTTGAAGTAGTACAGTTAATTTCTCCAAATGCTTCACAATGTTTGTAGGCTAGATCatattttttgtgaatgtattttgTTGCATAAATCACAATTAATGATGCAACCAACTAAGGCAGAGGAACAGTTTATAGCACTTTAGAGGTTATGTCATAGATTAAGCCAGCTACCAAGTATTATGTCTTCAGAGAGTGATATTCAGGTGCTTCTGGATGACAGTTCACGCTCTGTCTGTGACCTAGATAACATATCTGTAAGCTGCCAAAAAAAGAACTGACTCCACCTCGTTTAATGTCTGAGGATTTCCAAAGTTTGTTACCTCTATCTTGAGATGCTCATAACAGAAAATCTGTAGTTATTACAGTCAGGTAAACCTGATGGAGGCAGAGAATTCGAATAAATAAACCTGCAGCACAGTTGTAATCTTCAGagcctataaaaaaaaatcattgggTCCTTTCATAAAGGTCCAAGGTGTAAGTGGGGCACAGGTCAGCTGGCAGCCTGTGCGTTGACCCCGTCAGTCCTTGGTAGACTGGTACAGACTGAGTTAATGACTGAGGTAAACATGATAAATGTCATTCACCCCACCGGCTTCTGTGTTTCACtttcctgtgctgctgctgagttTAACTAGCCTTATCGCCGCCACGTGGATGGAACCTAGATCCCTTAACATGGGAAGTCCAtggtcactgttttttttttttttttttaactccgaTGCAATGGTTTAAAAAAGGAGGGTCAAGGCTGAGCTTGCCGTGAGCCGGTCACATCCTGAATAAATAGGGCTGGAGCTTGTGGAGTGACACTGTTCATGCTTTCTGGAGCTTACAGTTAGTTATTTTTCCTTGGAAAGCATTCTTCagatttttcttccttcatgatGTTTCCTCTGGAGGAGATCACACCCAACACTTGCTCCGGTTACCAGGATCAGCGTGGTCACACACTTCTTTACAACATCTTGAGCGGGAGGGCGAGTGGCTACTTCAACACCAAACTGAGCCACAACACCGCAGCACACAACTGCCGCTGTGAGCAGAGGAAGACGGTTTGCCTGAAGGACCCAAAGGCCACCTGCCAAGTTGCCTCCAGCGTGCTGGTCAAAACCATCCACTTTGTAAGAAGTTTACCCTCATTTAGTCAGCTTCCACCAGGAGATCAGTCATCATTGCTAAGACATTGCTGGGTTCCTTTATTTGTTCTGGGGCTTGCTCAAGAAAAGATAGTGTTTGAAGTGACTGACGCGCCAAATTCAAGTATCCTGAGGCAGATTCTGCTGGGACCAGGACTCACAGAAAAAGAAGCTGATAGACCAACTTTCGCTGGAGTGCACAAACTCAGAACTTGCTTGCATTATCTGTGGAATCTGGATCTCAGTCCGAAGGAATACGCTTACTTGAAGGGTGCTTTGTTGTTTAACCCAGGTAGGACACTTTCATTCATTGTTTCATCAtcattcttattattttttttgaataATGTCATATGGGCTTCAACAGAAACTTCTCTTTATCTGTTCCAGCTGTTCAAGGACTGAGTGCCTCGCTGTTCATTGTAGGTCTCCAACAGGAGGCTCAAAGAGCTCTCCACGAAGTCATCCACCTCCTGCACCCAGAGGACAACCTTCGCTTCAGCAATGTCCTTCAAGCCACGTCTGCAGTCCAGACTGTCAGCCACAGCCTGGTCACAGAACTCTTCTTCAAGCCAGTTATTGGCAACACAAATATGTTACATTTGATAACAGAGATGTTGTTTGTGCAAGAAGATTGCAGTTAGTGAGACTTGAACGCTTGAATGTTGTAATATGTAATTTTTATACAGTGAACATAGTTGAAAAGCACATGAAATAAAGCTTTTAATACCTTCCTCAGCTCTATGAAGCTGTGACCTGATCCTTAAAAGAAATTGCACACTCTGACACCCTCATGTGGTCACGTGTGgcaaacaacagtaaaacaatttccttcttttgtttcacttcatttactttattgtttttacaaCGAGACAGCAGTTAAAAGATGGCCTACACACACCTTTGCTGAGAATATAAATCACAGTACCCTGGTAAAAAGGCCCAAGCATTACTTTTTGGTAAATCTAATTAGCAAATGGAAAGAAATTGCTTTAGCAGACAATTAAACATGTTTAGTGGAATAAGAAGTGTACAGTAGTATAGTTACAGTTTACAATTGATATGACACACAGATACATTCATCACTTCCTCAATATTCCGGTTGCTAATCGGCTTCTTGCACAAAACCAGAGCAACCAGTTTCACACCACTTCATTATAACCACCCTGGTGTTGCAGCCACATTCttgacacataaacacagagcctggagagaaagagagtgcaATCTGGACAATTATAACTGAATTAATTAACTGAATAcattacaatagggtccttggcCAACAGTTACCATAAACTAATGctgataagaaaaaaacagagctgaataAATTCCACTGAGTCACCTGGCCAAATTCCCCATCAACACCCAGAAgcaaacacagtgaacacattAAGGTAAGAACCCAGACCAGACATTCACTTCATGAGTCAGCTTGAATTAGTGTCACTGATATATTACGGTCATAGTACAGGATACAACCTAAAGTCTAGCTGCAGTTCACACCAGCTTTAGAAGCATCTTTCAATTACAGACAGGACGGCCACAAACAGTTCCCAGAATGCATTAAACGCCTGGTTAACCTAAAACTTAAGAGGTTTATCTGCTTCATTTGAGTTTCATGTTACTGAGTAGCTATAGTAGTAATCAtatctggaaaaacaaacacactctagGTACACTGTATGAAAATCATAGAAGTTACAAAAGAGAATCCCCTGAATTTtgacactgaaaaacaaacaaacttaagGTTCACTCACAATATGTAGCTTGTGCAGTTCTGTAGCTTTCAACTTGTTTTTTccttgtggaaaaaaacactttactcACTAAACTTAACTTGCTTATGTTGAAAAATTGCTAGCCTACTTTAGCATAATTTAGCATTTCCAGcatatgctaaactaagctaactggctgtaACCTTTAACCTTCTGCAAGagcacaaataaatgtttttcccaaaatgtaCAGCCAGATTCCATGTTATCAAAACAGGATTTTGAATCATCACATAAATTGGCTTTTTTCCTTCTGCCAGTTATCGCTACTTCATTCTTTGACACTATTGCGACTTTTAAATTGTCTTGCAGTAAATATTATCAAACCATCAGAACTTAATGTCTTATCATTAATCTGGAATCACTGTACATAAACACGAAATTAAAAGCACTAAATGAACATAATCTTCTTAAAAATCTAATCTATGATGATGAAATGTGCCAAACAACCtctgtatttcatttttacagaactAAATGGTCTTTGAATTACAGCAAAATAATCTGACCAGGTCAGGTTTCATGAACATTACTCAGTTCTCCTTCAAGGACAAGGGGACGGTTAACCGTGATACAATATCTAAGTCATCAAGAGCTTCTGGTGATATTTGCTTGCAATAAAGCAATCCttcaaatatatacataatatttaTCAACCATAAATATTTACACACAGAGCCCTGAGTTCACTGACGTCCTTCAGACAATgtgaattttcacattttacggCTCAGCTTCAGAAACAGCAAAGCCACGTCTCTACAGAGAGCTTGGCTCAGCCACAGACTCCTGTGCAAGTAGTGTCGCATTTCAACGTCCCACATGTGACCTTGTGGACACAGCATGACAAACAATTCAAGCATACATCGCCAGCGTGGCGCAGGAATCATGTTCTCACAGAGGTGCGAATTAGTGGGACACCTGATGAGTTGGTTCCCGTGTGAGAGGGCGAGTAGGCTGTTGGAGAACTAGAAGTATGACCTGTAAGAATAACgagagacagaaaaagcatGGTTATTCCTCAGCATGCAGAGGAGACGTAGAGGAGACAGAGTATTAACTCTGCTCACTGACATCACTATTCACAGCACCTTGCAACTAGAAATCATGTTGCACTCACACCTAGGATGTACAATTTTAAAAGAGGAAACAGCACATCAGAAAGATTTATAAAAagatttacacttttttttccatatcaGGGCAAAAATCGCACCTGCTAGagcttttagtttttaattacTAGCAGCGCTTTGGAGCTTGGGTTTTGTGGATCATTGTTCTGCTTCTTCTTATGCACAAACATGCAGTCAATGCAGGATTTGGCGATCAAATGCAGGGGAAAGGAAGACTAATGACAAGTAAACTAGGGTCTGAACAATAAAAGACTGAATCCAGAGGTCCAGATTTCACCACACTTGCAGACTTTACTCACATTCACTGAGTTAAGTCAAAATGAAACTCTGCTTACAGGCAAAATGAAAGAATCATAAGTCATAATAATCTTACTGAATTATACTGTATAAATATGATCCCGAAATCTACGATCATATTCATTATAGAGATGTTCAACAGTATTTTGTCTACAATTCTTTTCGGTATATACTATTTCAGCATATAGTTCAGTAACAGTTAAAACATTTCTCTCACTCGCGGCTTAATGCAGGTTGCTTTGAACATTTTGTGTTGCAGCTGACTGACTACTGTAGAAAATATCCTCCTGTTAGGGTACAGCACAGCTCTGATGATGCATCGCAGTAGCAGGTGAACAGGCTGCATTCATCAAGTTGAAACAAACCTTTCATGACAAGTTTGTGCAGTTAAAAGAGTTTGGTGAATaccattttaatatttatgcGAGCAAGCGtcacagaaaaatgttgaatggATTGAGGATAAGATCACAAAAATGTTCTTGCATGAGGCCTATTATTGTTTACTTATATTCTTATCATTCCATCTACTTTCTGCACATGGATGAAACAATTGAGACTTGCACTACAGGATCCATTCATTAAATGTACACCCTGCAGTACAGGACCTCTTGGCTTTAGCTCCTACTACTGACAAAAATGATTAACATCTGTGTATGTCATTGCTGCAGCCCTATGAAAAGGCTTGgggtatgttttatttttatctctaTGTTCATTTGCTTAGATTTCAGTCCACATACAGTATGAATATTTGTCACCTGTCCCATAAATCCTTCTGCTGTTAGTGTTGATTCCCATATGCTAGAGCCACTAAATGTCAACCCAATCACACAACAGTTTACATGGAAGAAGTACAAGAAGACCTCAAATAATTATTCAGGCATCTTCGTATGAGCTCCATTAATGTGTGTTGACTCACTGTTTTCATCAGAATAAAGGCTAGAGAAAAATTACAAGTTTAATTGGCATAATTCATTGtaacaacatttttcaaattataGGACATACATGTACTTAGATTTCCTGCAATGTTGTGCGTCCTACAAAGATACATTTATTGCATGCGCTGGCAAACTGTAAACTAACAGCAGTAGTCAAACACCTGCACCAGGCCATTACTGCCATAAAGGACACAGAGGTCATATCCTCTATGTTTATTCTGGGGAATAAAggtgttttaaaaaatgcctGGCAGAGGGGAGTTTAACTTTCTACATTTAAAATCATAGACATTTAGACTGAACCCAGTATACTTAGAATGAATATACAGTCCTTAAAACCTAAATACTTTAAGGCCATCTAAGTTCACActttattgtgtgtttctccACCAGAAATGTATTCATAATAGAGAGGAAAAGGTTTTTGATACAGCATTTAGGCTAACGGTTGTCAAACTGGAGAGGGGGGGGCGCATTCATGGCTAGGGGTAATAATGACGAAAAACATGTTATAGCAAATCTGATTCCTGAGGGAACAATAGGCATATGAGAGTGCTCTGAGGCTTGACAGGCAATCACAACTCCAGTGTGCATTTGTGCACAATGAGTTTTTTGACAGGGGTGCGAAACAGGTGATGCCCAACACATAAGTCAAATACgacatataataataaaataataatgatatgagTCTGGTGCTTTCAACTACCCCATCAAAACAGTAAGAGACATCTCTGTCTTTTCTGTCAAACTCTGACACCTTTGGacagtttgatttgatttatgtgTAGGGATACATGATTTTTCCATCACttgcatgctaacacttttagcttagcagatACTGTAAAGACTCTGGCGTGAAAATTGGTGTATATAAGGTATTTTATAATCAGTTTGGGATCGTGGGGCATCTAAAGACTTGGATTATACCAGACAAGCTGTATAAAACcatcttttgttctgtttttgtttcttgttatGCTTAaaaacaagtcgccttccacttcagttgtttacatgaatgctgcaacactgttttgctgtgaagcttcacaAAAtggtttgtggactacaaaacttcacacATCAGTGTGGCcggaggagataatgactgaattttcatttctgggtgaatCTATCTGTTAAGATTTTGTGTACAATAGTCATTTCTATGATACTTTCACAATATGGTAGGAATTTGATCAAAAATGCTGTGATACTTGATTTTGTTGCCCAGCCCTAGCATTTAGGAGATGCATTTGAGGGGACTGTATGATGATATAGCCTAAAGACAttgcagtgttgttgtttttttttagagatttAGAGTTTACAGACATCTCTAAATCTAAGAGCCCTTAATCATGAAAAAtcaatttgtaaagtaaaaaaaaaaaggcgattACTGAAACATtatgtgtgaaaaaaatgtttttgtcatccTAAAAATTCTGACTCTTTGTCTAGTCAGAAACAAAAGTGGATGTAAAAGCTAGAACAGATCTTATCAGGAAGTTAAACCAGTGTGACCAGGCTGTGCGTGATGACTGTTGGCAGATATATGCATGTTGGATATCCCCTGTTGTACCAGCCACgatatgtaaaacaaaacatgtactTTATTCACAGTTACTCACCAATTTACTGGGAAAAGCTGGTGAGTGACACACTATTCAAGCTACAATTTTAAAGAAAGTACACATTACAGTACACTGTGTATGGAATAATATAATAAAGACATATTTCTTACCTCCATTGTTCCTCCACATATCTCTGGCACACTTGTCAGAGGAGGTCAGTTCGgatatttggatgtttggatttGATTTGTAGTCATCTTAAGGAAACAGAGACAATGACAGTGATGGTTACTTGGTGGCAGAAGAGCATTTTATGGTAAAATAGAGTTAAGAAGTGAAAAACTACAACTTACTGTTGTTGCTGAATGAATAGGAATCGCTGTCTCGCATGGTCTCGTTCCCGCTGTCCGACAGCGTCCTCTCTCTCCTGGAGACAGGCGGCCTCTTCTTCGTACTCTTCCTTGTGCTGATGCGGATGATGCCACGCACCAGCCGACACTCGGCCTCCTGCTCGTCCATTTTGTGTTCTTCTGCCAGTGAGTTAATGAGCTGGTTGATGTCCTTGCTCTTCCTCAGAAAAACAGAGTCGGAGGTGCACCTGGCCAACTCCTCGATTTGATATTCAGAGTACAGCTCCAGCAGCTTCTTTGCAATCAGTGAGTCCACGTTCTCATCGCCATCCTCCCAGTCATCAAACCTCATGGATTCATGCAGTGACGGATGTCTGGGCTGTGTTCGACTGACAGCCGGAGGCACGTATGATGGAGGTTTGCTTTCAACTTCTAAATACTCGCTTGGACTGTCAACTTTGACTCCAGCGATGCGGACGTCCCCAAATAAGTCTACATCGTCCTCCTCTTTGTTGTCTCCTGGGTTCACACCTTGGAGGCTGACCTTCTCTGGTTCGTCCGTGGAGCTCTCGTTTGGCGCCAGGCATGGAGCAAGTATGGAACGCTGGCACACCCTATACAGGCCGCAGGTGAGCACACTGCAGATAAAGGTCCTGCAGTTCCTTGGAGAAGCGCAGGGATTGCAGGTTTGTGTGGCAGAGGAAGGATCAGCTGAACCAGGAATGAAGCCAATAGTCTCAGACTCCTTCCCATTAGCATCTTTCAGTTGAGCTTTGTGGACCGTCTTTGGCTCTGGCATCGGGAGCCTCTCTTCAACTGGGTCCACACAGCGCTCCTCATATGATGACCTCtggctgctgctcctgctgggcCCATGCTTGTAGCTGCCAGGCCCTGAGCTGCGTCTCAGACTGCCAGTGCCGGCGGCAGACATGACGTGCTGGCTCCAAGGTCTGGATGAACATCAGGGAGAAAACAAGGTGCACAGTGTTGAAATGGCATCACTAAACAATATGCTTGTTATCGATTCAATCTTCTCGGCAAAACCTAAAATCACTTGCAGGTACCTGAGGGCATCTGTCTTCGAAACAAATGCAAAACTACTATCCCCAGGTGGCACGTAAAGTCACCCAACTGGTTCTTTTGAGGATGTGTCACCACACAGTTGGAGACAATAACATCTCAAATtcactggatgatgtcatggGGATTTCGAAAAATGGACTAATcttggtacacacacacaaaaaaacatacagccTATTACTGCATATAAAGGTCAAAAATATATAGAAATTATGAATGGGTCAAAAAATAATTGCACTCAGCCACAAAAATGCACACAGCTTAGACCAGCGTAGCGCAGAATCAACGTAGACCAATTTCAATTTGAAAATCCTGGAATTTAACTTTCTTTGGTCTCGAGAAAA
Coding sequences within:
- the LOC115577776 gene encoding nuclear receptor subfamily 0 group B member 2-like, translating into MMFPLEEITPNTCSGYQDQRGHTLLYNILSGRASGYFNTKLSHNTAAHNCRCEQRKTVCLKDPKATCQVASSVLVKTIHFVRSLPSFSQLPPGDQSSLLRHCWVPLFVLGLAQEKIVFEVTDAPNSSILRQILLGPGLTEKEADRPTFAGVHKLRTCLHYLWNLDLSPKEYAYLKGALLFNPAVQGLSASLFIVGLQQEAQRALHEVIHLLHPEDNLRFSNVLQATSAVQTVSHSLVTELFFKPVIGNTNMLHLITEMLFVQEDCS
- the kdf1b gene encoding keratinocyte differentiation factor 1, giving the protein MSAAGTGSLRRSSGPGSYKHGPSRSSSQRSSYEERCVDPVEERLPMPEPKTVHKAQLKDANGKESETIGFIPGSADPSSATQTCNPCASPRNCRTFICSVLTCGLYRVCQRSILAPCLAPNESSTDEPEKVSLQGVNPGDNKEEDDVDLFGDVRIAGVKVDSPSEYLEVESKPPSYVPPAVSRTQPRHPSLHESMRFDDWEDGDENVDSLIAKKLLELYSEYQIEELARCTSDSVFLRKSKDINQLINSLAEEHKMDEQEAECRLVRGIIRISTRKSTKKRPPVSRRERTLSDSGNETMRDSDSYSFSNNNDYKSNPNIQISELTSSDKCARDMWRNNGGHTSSSPTAYSPSHTGTNSSGVPLIRTSVRT